From Gimesia panareensis, the proteins below share one genomic window:
- a CDS encoding twin-arginine translocation signal domain-containing protein codes for MNFPLSRRQFLQAAAAATALPAVGWAADSEISSIGSERQLFLDDLLVDTGRTHGVTRRLNPPTAIERVLKPEQPSAALGFIFYCSVVDDNGTAKLFHGSYDAEKKKHFALATSKDGIHWERPHLGLKEYQGSRKNNLLPVEAVEASVFLDPRAPAEKRYRLLYSRYWPDPQKAGVYVASSPDGVHWSESETRMLPFVPDGQHCGLWDEALQKYVIYTRCWNPVRAVARVAVNELETPWPYDASVPPHHIWGKDKVPTLSRELATVMARDADDPPGVQLYTSAAVKYPFAPHVYLAFPAAYQTFKGPDWQDRALNSNDGTFDVQFAASRDGVNWHRWRTPYIPAGFYDGLDLRLVSMGQGLIRRGRELHQYFVGWPHTHGRPVVWDRDLKDRAAWLKQDLGGIYRATQRVDGFVSLDAGYPGGVVTTKPLRFTGDELRVNLSTAGAGGVRVALLDAEGTPLPGFSREDCAWINADEINHRVEWKSPSDLSGLAGHPVRVEFTLRNARLFAFEFGNG; via the coding sequence ATGAATTTTCCTCTCTCACGTCGACAATTTCTGCAGGCCGCGGCTGCTGCCACTGCCCTGCCTGCGGTGGGGTGGGCTGCGGATTCGGAAATTTCCTCTATTGGTTCTGAACGGCAGCTGTTTCTGGATGATCTGCTCGTTGATACCGGGCGGACCCACGGCGTGACGCGGCGGTTGAATCCGCCGACTGCGATTGAGCGGGTTCTGAAACCGGAGCAGCCTTCCGCAGCGCTGGGGTTCATCTTTTACTGCAGCGTCGTGGATGACAACGGGACTGCGAAACTGTTTCATGGCAGTTATGACGCGGAGAAGAAGAAACATTTCGCCCTGGCGACCAGCAAAGACGGCATTCACTGGGAACGTCCGCACCTGGGGCTGAAGGAATACCAGGGAAGCCGGAAGAACAACCTGCTGCCGGTAGAGGCGGTGGAAGCGAGCGTGTTCCTCGATCCGCGTGCCCCGGCGGAGAAGCGGTATCGGCTGCTGTATTCCCGGTACTGGCCCGATCCCCAGAAGGCGGGCGTGTATGTCGCTTCGTCGCCGGACGGGGTGCACTGGAGTGAATCGGAAACGCGGATGCTCCCCTTCGTGCCCGACGGTCAGCATTGCGGCCTGTGGGACGAGGCGTTACAGAAGTATGTGATTTATACCCGCTGCTGGAATCCGGTGCGGGCCGTCGCGCGGGTGGCGGTGAACGAACTCGAAACGCCCTGGCCTTATGACGCGTCCGTTCCGCCGCACCATATCTGGGGCAAAGATAAAGTTCCCACGTTGAGTCGCGAACTGGCAACGGTGATGGCCCGCGACGCTGACGATCCGCCGGGCGTGCAGCTGTATACGAGTGCCGCGGTAAAGTATCCTTTCGCCCCGCACGTATATCTCGCCTTTCCCGCCGCCTACCAGACGTTCAAAGGACCGGACTGGCAGGACCGCGCGCTGAACAGCAATGACGGGACGTTTGATGTGCAGTTTGCTGCGAGCCGCGACGGCGTCAACTGGCACCGCTGGCGGACGCCTTATATTCCCGCGGGCTTTTACGACGGACTGGATCTGCGGCTGGTGAGCATGGGACAGGGACTGATCCGCCGGGGCCGGGAACTGCATCAGTATTTTGTCGGCTGGCCGCACACGCATGGCCGGCCCGTGGTCTGGGATCGGGATCTGAAAGACCGGGCCGCATGGTTGAAGCAGGATCTGGGAGGCATCTATCGGGCAACGCAGCGCGTGGACGGCTTTGTCTCGCTGGACGCAGGTTATCCTGGCGGTGTGGTCACGACAAAGCCTCTGCGATTTACCGGCGATGAACTGCGGGTCAACCTGAGCACTGCCGGCGCGGGAGGTGTGCGGGTGGCGCTGCTGGATGCCGAGGGGACTCCCCTGCCCGGTTTTAGCCGCGAGGACTGTGCATGGATCAACGCGGACGAGATCAATCACCGGGTGGAATGGAAGTCCCCCAGTGATCTGAGCGGACTGGCGGGTCATCCGGTGCGTGTAGAATTTACGTTGCGGAACGCGCGGCTGTTTGCGTTTGAGTTTGGTAACGGGTGA
- a CDS encoding YciI family protein, producing the protein MPKYMFVYRGGHEGMEHTSPEEMQQVMQRWMDWIHAGIEAGWMLDGGAALKPEGAIVNPDLSVFDGPFTESKELVGGYSMVEASDLAAAIELAKSSPMPQSGGTVEVRELPNLGMQNE; encoded by the coding sequence ATGCCAAAATACATGTTCGTTTATCGCGGTGGTCATGAGGGAATGGAGCATACCTCGCCTGAAGAGATGCAACAGGTCATGCAGAGGTGGATGGATTGGATACATGCAGGTATCGAAGCCGGATGGATGCTGGATGGTGGTGCTGCTTTGAAACCGGAGGGGGCGATTGTGAACCCGGATCTGTCTGTGTTCGATGGGCCGTTTACGGAATCGAAAGAGCTTGTCGGCGGCTATTCCATGGTGGAAGCCTCTGACCTGGCTGCTGCGATTGAACTCGCCAAAAGCTCTCCCATGCCTCAATCAGGGGGCACTGTCGAAGTGCGTGAGCTGCCCAATCTCGGAATGCAAAACGAATGA
- a CDS encoding bifunctional transcriptional activator/DNA repair enzyme AdaA yields MKQTDQSLTTTESLPDRETMYAALVQRDSSFEGVFVAAIRTTGIFCRPSCSARKPNPENVEYFADAKTALAHGYRECKVCRPLVSLGSTPDWLQPLIEEVDQDATLRLTADDLRERGLDPVRVRRWFQKLHGMSFASYLRMRRINQAFSQLQHKSTVTDAALDSGYESLSGFGESFKKAMGNAPARSNDQQVINVSRLLTPLGPMLAGATEQGICLLEFTDRRMLETQLNRLQKRLNARALPGDSPWFPQLDGQLQAYFAGKRTDFDLPLIMAGTEFQEKVWNALRTIPHGATRSYSEQAEIIGQPTAVRAVARANGDNRIAILIPCHRVIGADGTLTGYGGGLWRKKRLLEIEQGNDAPTK; encoded by the coding sequence ATGAAACAGACAGATCAATCATTGACCACCACCGAATCGCTGCCGGACCGGGAGACGATGTACGCCGCCCTGGTCCAGCGGGACAGCAGCTTTGAAGGCGTCTTCGTCGCCGCCATCCGCACCACCGGGATTTTCTGCCGGCCTTCCTGTTCGGCCCGCAAACCGAATCCGGAGAATGTCGAATACTTCGCCGATGCGAAAACCGCCCTCGCGCACGGCTACCGGGAATGCAAGGTCTGTCGCCCGCTCGTCTCCCTCGGCTCCACCCCCGACTGGCTGCAGCCGCTGATTGAAGAAGTCGATCAGGACGCCACCCTCCGCCTCACCGCTGACGACCTGCGGGAACGGGGCCTCGACCCGGTCCGCGTCCGTCGCTGGTTTCAAAAGCTGCACGGCATGAGCTTCGCCTCCTACCTGCGGATGCGGCGGATCAACCAGGCCTTCAGCCAGCTGCAGCACAAATCCACGGTGACCGACGCCGCCCTTGACAGCGGCTACGAATCGTTGAGCGGGTTCGGCGAGAGCTTCAAGAAAGCGATGGGCAACGCGCCCGCCAGAAGTAATGACCAGCAGGTGATCAACGTCAGTCGCCTGCTGACTCCCCTGGGACCGATGCTGGCCGGCGCGACGGAGCAGGGGATCTGCCTGCTCGAATTCACCGATCGGCGGATGCTCGAAACGCAGCTCAACCGCCTGCAGAAACGACTCAACGCCCGCGCCCTGCCCGGCGACAGCCCCTGGTTCCCGCAGCTTGACGGCCAGCTTCAGGCTTACTTTGCCGGGAAGCGGACCGACTTCGATCTGCCACTGATAATGGCGGGAACCGAGTTTCAGGAAAAAGTCTGGAACGCCCTGCGGACGATCCCGCACGGTGCCACACGTTCCTATTCCGAACAGGCCGAGATCATCGGGCAGCCCACCGCCGTCAGAGCCGTCGCCCGCGCGAATGGCGATAACCGCATCGCGATTCTAATTCCCTGCCACCGCGTCATCGGAGCCGACGGCACCCTCACCGGATACGGCGGCGGCCTCTGGCGCAAAAAACGCCTGCTGGAAATCGAACAGGGAAACGACGCCCCCACCAAGTGA
- a CDS encoding type II toxin-antitoxin system RelE/ParE family toxin: MCEAEPQDKPLVWLQGEVKTPPFSLEARIEAGVLLRRLQHGESLGLPHSRPMPSIGHRCHELRIPDENQTWRIVYRIDPDAVIIGEVFAKKTQKTPKQVIETCQRRFRQYDEATQ; this comes from the coding sequence ATGTGCGAAGCAGAACCGCAGGATAAGCCCCTTGTCTGGCTGCAAGGAGAGGTCAAAACACCGCCATTCTCGCTGGAGGCACGTATTGAAGCGGGAGTCTTACTGCGACGTCTGCAGCATGGTGAATCCCTGGGATTACCGCATAGCCGCCCCATGCCTTCCATCGGTCATCGCTGCCACGAATTGCGAATTCCCGATGAAAACCAGACCTGGCGGATTGTGTATCGGATCGATCCTGACGCTGTCATCATCGGCGAAGTCTTCGCCAAGAAAACACAAAAGACGCCGAAGCAGGTCATTGAAACCTGCCAGCGGCGGTTCAGGCAATATGATGAGGCAACGCAATGA
- a CDS encoding potassium channel family protein: MTEPESVFSTEGIQPPRHHHSGPFRKIITGISLFFAICLIAVIGYVAAGWKLEDSIYMVIITIFGVGYGEVQPVESSALRALTIMVIIAGYGAVIYTIGGFMQMLIDGEINRALGARKMAKEIERMQGHTIICGIGRMGSILAKSLFAAGKPFVVIDCDERRLKAAEEQGYWVINGDASEESTLEQAGISRASVLATVLSEDATNVFVTITAREMNAELIIIARGENPKTEKKLLGCGANRVVLPTAIGATKVAQLIMRPTAEGMLEELTNEGAIAEELGHFGLQFEELQVTPGSAFVNKTLEKIEVRSDRGYLVVAIRRANGDVEKHLTPDTQLLEGDAVIVLVHDTDVPRMTEKFASKGIKIRYRGATAEI; the protein is encoded by the coding sequence ATGACGGAACCTGAATCAGTTTTTTCGACAGAAGGGATTCAGCCGCCCCGGCATCATCACTCCGGTCCGTTCCGCAAGATCATTACGGGAATCTCGCTCTTCTTCGCGATCTGTCTGATCGCGGTGATCGGCTATGTTGCTGCAGGGTGGAAACTCGAAGATTCGATCTACATGGTCATCATCACGATCTTCGGCGTGGGCTACGGCGAAGTGCAGCCGGTCGAATCGTCGGCCCTGCGGGCACTGACCATCATGGTGATCATTGCCGGCTATGGTGCGGTGATCTATACGATCGGCGGTTTCATGCAGATGCTGATCGACGGTGAAATCAACCGGGCACTGGGAGCGAGAAAAATGGCAAAAGAAATTGAACGAATGCAGGGCCACACGATCATCTGCGGCATCGGCCGCATGGGTTCGATCCTGGCCAAGAGCCTGTTTGCCGCCGGGAAGCCGTTCGTGGTGATCGACTGCGACGAACGTCGTCTCAAGGCGGCCGAGGAACAGGGTTACTGGGTGATCAACGGCGACGCATCGGAAGAATCGACGCTTGAACAGGCGGGTATCAGTCGCGCCTCGGTGCTGGCGACAGTGCTTTCCGAAGATGCGACCAACGTGTTTGTGACAATCACGGCCCGCGAGATGAACGCCGAGCTGATAATTATCGCCCGGGGTGAGAATCCGAAAACCGAAAAGAAACTGCTGGGCTGCGGTGCAAACCGGGTCGTGCTGCCGACCGCGATCGGGGCGACTAAAGTCGCACAGCTGATCATGCGACCCACGGCAGAAGGCATGCTGGAAGAGCTGACCAATGAAGGAGCCATCGCGGAAGAGTTGGGTCACTTCGGTCTGCAGTTCGAAGAATTACAGGTCACGCCGGGTTCCGCCTTTGTGAACAAGACGCTGGAAAAAATCGAAGTCCGCAGCGATCGGGGTTACCTGGTGGTCGCGATCCGCCGGGCCAACGGCGATGTGGAAAAGCATCTCACGCCGGACACACAATTGCTGGAAGGGGATGCGGTGATCGTGTTAGTGCATGATACCGACGTCCCCCGCATGACGGAAAAATTCGCTTCGAAGGGGATCAAGATCCGCTATCGGGGTGCGACAGCGGAGATTTGA
- a CDS encoding helix-turn-helix transcriptional regulator, producing MKADKQKKLEAAGWKVGSTAEFLELDTAEEMLVNMKLAMAAEVKSLRTQSGITQQDLAKRLRSSQSRVAKIESADRTVSFDLLIRTLAELGATRSQIGKIVGSRKGSPQKPVKRTRKPLSGQKQ from the coding sequence ATGAAAGCAGATAAACAGAAAAAACTGGAAGCAGCCGGCTGGAAGGTTGGCTCGACTGCAGAGTTCCTGGAGCTCGATACAGCTGAAGAAATGCTGGTGAATATGAAACTGGCAATGGCAGCGGAAGTAAAGTCACTCCGTACTCAATCAGGTATTACCCAGCAGGATCTGGCTAAACGCCTGCGGTCGAGCCAGTCACGTGTTGCAAAAATTGAAAGCGCGGACCGTACTGTTTCGTTTGATCTGCTCATTCGGACCCTGGCAGAACTGGGAGCGACACGCTCTCAAATCGGAAAGATCGTAGGTTCCCGCAAAGGCAGCCCCCAGAAACCGGTAAAACGAACCCGGAAACCGCTCAGCGGACAGAAACAATAG
- a CDS encoding glutamine synthetase III family protein, whose protein sequence is MNYKEEPTSQLFNANVFSKSTMKKRLPKEVYKKLVKTIEAGEKLDCSTADVVASAIKDWAIEKGATHYAHVFYPLTGSTAEKHDSFLSPDGDGGAIAEFSGSQLIQGEPDGSSFPTGGIRVTFEARGYTIWDVTSPAYILENTNGTTLCIPTAFVSWTGEALDKKTPVLRSMQALNTQAQRILKLFGHTDGSLVSSTAGPEQEYFLVDKNFYYARPDLLNAGRTLFGAKPPKGQEFDDHYFGAIPDRVLSFMFDAERELFKLGIPVKTRHNEVAPGQFEIAPLFESANIATDHQQLLMTTLRRTAEKYGLVCLTHEKPFAGVNGSGKHVNWSMGSASQGNLLDPGDTPHENAQFLLFCGAVIRAVHKFQGLLRSVVASASNDHRLGANEAPPAIISVFLGDQLTDVFEQIKAGGANSSIPKGTLTVGVDVLPPLPKDAGDRNRTSPFAFTGNRFEFRAVGSNQSIAGPLVAMNTIVAESLDYCATKLEEATGGDPAKLNAALQKLLTEIMNEHGAVIFNGDGYSDEWHAEAEKRGLLNLKTTVDALPILQTEEVKELFTKYSVLSERELESRLETYLEQYVMSIKVEYNLTLKMAKTMIFPAVIRYQGELVSNCASLKMLDYDFDTKTLDKVTALVKALQDSIGELETAGAENGSEDLLAEANYYCHTILPLMNKVREYADELEGIVADDLWPLPTYQEMLFIK, encoded by the coding sequence ATGAACTACAAAGAAGAACCGACTTCACAGCTCTTCAACGCCAACGTCTTCTCCAAGTCGACCATGAAAAAGCGACTGCCGAAAGAAGTCTACAAGAAGCTGGTCAAAACCATCGAAGCTGGTGAAAAACTGGACTGCTCGACTGCAGACGTCGTTGCTTCCGCCATTAAAGACTGGGCCATCGAAAAGGGTGCCACTCACTACGCACACGTCTTCTATCCCCTGACCGGTTCTACCGCAGAAAAGCACGACAGCTTCCTCTCTCCCGATGGAGACGGCGGTGCCATCGCTGAATTCAGCGGTTCGCAGCTGATCCAGGGTGAGCCCGACGGTTCGAGCTTCCCGACCGGTGGTATCCGCGTGACCTTCGAAGCCCGCGGTTACACCATCTGGGACGTGACCAGCCCGGCTTACATTCTGGAAAACACCAACGGAACCACCCTGTGCATTCCGACCGCCTTCGTTTCCTGGACCGGGGAAGCCCTCGACAAGAAAACTCCCGTGCTGCGTTCGATGCAGGCTCTGAACACCCAGGCCCAGCGCATTCTGAAGCTGTTCGGTCACACTGACGGCAGCCTGGTTTCTTCGACTGCCGGTCCGGAACAGGAATACTTCCTGGTCGATAAGAACTTCTACTATGCCCGTCCCGACCTGCTCAACGCCGGTCGCACACTGTTTGGAGCCAAGCCTCCCAAGGGACAGGAATTTGACGATCACTACTTTGGTGCGATTCCAGACCGCGTTCTGTCGTTCATGTTTGACGCCGAACGCGAACTGTTCAAACTGGGGATTCCCGTTAAGACCCGCCACAACGAAGTGGCTCCGGGACAGTTCGAAATTGCCCCGCTGTTTGAATCTGCCAACATCGCGACCGACCATCAGCAGCTGCTGATGACCACCCTGCGTCGGACTGCAGAAAAATACGGTCTGGTCTGTCTGACTCACGAAAAGCCCTTCGCCGGCGTGAACGGTTCAGGGAAACACGTTAACTGGTCAATGGGCAGTGCCTCCCAGGGCAACCTGCTCGATCCTGGCGATACGCCTCACGAAAACGCCCAGTTCCTGCTGTTCTGTGGTGCCGTCATCCGTGCGGTTCACAAGTTCCAGGGTCTGCTGCGATCCGTTGTCGCTTCCGCCAGTAACGACCATCGTCTGGGAGCCAACGAAGCGCCTCCAGCCATCATCTCGGTCTTCCTGGGTGATCAGCTGACGGACGTCTTCGAACAGATCAAAGCCGGTGGTGCCAACTCTTCGATTCCGAAAGGCACTCTGACCGTTGGTGTCGACGTACTGCCTCCGCTGCCGAAAGATGCGGGCGACCGTAACCGAACCAGCCCGTTCGCTTTCACCGGTAACCGTTTTGAATTCCGTGCCGTTGGTTCGAACCAGTCCATTGCCGGTCCGCTGGTCGCAATGAACACCATCGTTGCCGAGTCACTGGATTACTGTGCGACCAAACTGGAGGAAGCCACCGGTGGAGATCCTGCCAAACTGAATGCTGCCCTGCAGAAACTGCTGACCGAGATCATGAACGAGCATGGAGCCGTGATCTTCAATGGCGACGGTTACAGTGATGAATGGCACGCGGAAGCGGAAAAACGGGGTCTGTTGAACCTCAAAACCACCGTGGACGCCCTGCCGATTCTGCAGACGGAAGAAGTCAAAGAACTGTTTACCAAGTACAGCGTCCTGTCGGAACGTGAGCTGGAAAGCCGTCTGGAAACCTACCTTGAGCAGTACGTGATGTCGATCAAGGTCGAATACAACCTGACACTGAAGATGGCCAAGACGATGATCTTCCCGGCTGTCATCCGTTACCAGGGCGAACTGGTATCCAACTGTGCCAGCCTGAAAATGCTGGACTACGATTTCGACACCAAGACTCTGGACAAGGTAACCGCACTGGTCAAAGCGTTGCAGGACAGTATTGGCGAACTGGAAACCGCTGGTGCCGAGAACGGATCGGAAGATCTGCTGGCCGAAGCGAACTACTACTGCCATACGATTCTGCCGCTGATGAACAAGGTCCGCGAATATGCAGATGAACTGGAAGGGATTGTGGCCGACGACCTGTGGCCGCTGCCCACCTACCAGGAAATGCTGTTCATCAAGTAA
- a CDS encoding YciI family protein: MPKFMFLQRGSCDQKPPEMTPEQMQAGMQAWMDWVKNGTEAGWLLDPGSPLSGAGAVVQPDLTVNDGPFVESKELVGGYSIVEASDLAEACELAKQTMQLAGGGKIEVREFANLSQ; encoded by the coding sequence ATGCCTAAGTTTATGTTCCTGCAGCGTGGTAGCTGCGATCAGAAGCCCCCGGAAATGACACCCGAACAGATGCAAGCCGGTATGCAGGCCTGGATGGATTGGGTCAAGAATGGAACTGAAGCAGGCTGGTTGCTGGATCCCGGCAGTCCTCTCAGCGGTGCCGGAGCGGTGGTCCAACCCGATTTAACGGTCAACGATGGTCCGTTCGTCGAGTCAAAGGAGCTTGTTGGGGGGTATTCTATTGTTGAAGCCTCTGATCTGGCTGAAGCGTGCGAACTGGCAAAACAAACCATGCAGTTAGCAGGGGGCGGAAAAATTGAAGTCCGCGAATTTGCTAATCTGAGTCAATGA
- a CDS encoding sigma-70 family RNA polymerase sigma factor, with amino-acid sequence MSQSKSSVGPSLRSHFTSLLSKDRIRLFSFIRSMVLNVSDAEDVYQRVCLTLWNKFDEFDQKRDFFPWACGVASYTVRNHHRSLRHDRHYFDQELIETISQQREQHLSNYNIRIEFLHECLRALNSSDQQLLQDAVFEKQAVTEIAKTTKRSLQSLYNRLSILRRELAECISRKLQSEQ; translated from the coding sequence ATGTCGCAATCGAAATCATCCGTTGGTCCGAGTTTAAGAAGTCACTTTACCTCTCTATTAAGTAAAGATCGGATCAGGCTGTTCAGTTTTATCCGATCAATGGTATTGAATGTTTCTGATGCAGAGGATGTTTACCAGCGTGTCTGTTTGACTCTCTGGAATAAGTTTGATGAATTTGATCAGAAACGAGATTTCTTTCCCTGGGCCTGTGGAGTTGCATCGTATACTGTTCGAAATCATCATCGCAGTCTGCGGCATGATCGGCATTACTTCGACCAGGAACTTATAGAAACCATCTCGCAACAACGAGAGCAGCATTTATCAAATTATAATATTCGGATAGAATTCCTGCATGAGTGTTTGAGAGCTCTGAACTCATCAGATCAGCAGTTATTGCAGGATGCTGTTTTTGAAAAACAGGCGGTCACAGAGATCGCCAAGACGACTAAGAGATCGCTGCAATCACTTTATAACCGCCTGTCAATCCTTCGACGCGAACTCGCAGAGTGTATTTCGCGTAAGCTGCAGAGTGAACAGTAG
- a CDS encoding DUF1572 family protein: protein MDHSKQFLSATINVFEAHKRMTERAVAQISDEGLRTALDEHTNSIAVIMKHIAGNLISRWTDFLTTDGEKQDRNRDDEFVDTFSTREELLAYWERGWGVLFDSLNSLGPDDLETTVYIRGDAHTVPLAIQRSLGHTCYHVGQIVQVARIQAGDEWNTLTIPRGQSEQFNKERWGEGKPGK, encoded by the coding sequence ATGGATCATTCCAAACAATTCCTGTCGGCGACCATCAATGTTTTCGAAGCCCACAAACGGATGACAGAGCGGGCGGTGGCACAGATTTCTGACGAGGGGCTCCGCACGGCTCTCGACGAGCACACGAACTCGATTGCGGTGATCATGAAGCACATTGCCGGGAACCTGATTTCGCGGTGGACCGATTTCCTGACAACCGACGGCGAAAAGCAGGACCGGAACCGGGACGACGAATTTGTGGATACGTTCTCCACCCGGGAAGAACTGCTGGCCTACTGGGAGCGGGGCTGGGGTGTGCTGTTTGATTCCCTCAACAGTCTGGGGCCCGACGACCTGGAGACGACCGTCTATATCCGCGGCGATGCCCACACCGTGCCGCTGGCAATTCAGCGTTCCCTGGGGCATACCTGTTATCACGTAGGGCAAATCGTGCAGGTCGCCCGGATTCAGGCCGGCGATGAATGGAACACGCTGACGATTCCCCGGGGACAGTCGGAACAGTTTAATAAAGAACGCTGGGGAGAGGGGAAGCCGGGGAAATGA
- a CDS encoding RNA polymerase sigma factor: MKQPENQLVEHFFRHESANLVAVLTRAFGIRRIDLVEDMVQVAMLEAMHAWKQSGVPEKPAAWIHRVAKNRILDALRREKIHEKAIALSGQSIEGEESVVDQWLEEEQLPDSLLRMIFVCCHPSLERKTQIALTLKTLCGFGISEIARGLMLPEETVKKRIQRAKNSLATANVSLELPDPSQLTQRLDVVHDVLYLMFNEGYSTSHGTEPIRADICEEAARLCHLLCESTCSLPATRALLALMLFHAARFDARTDEHGAIVLLEDQNRTQWDRCLIVSAQSWLAQSKSDQPTTFHLEAAIAMQHCVSPSLAETDWQTIVLLYSRLLQLRESPVYTLNRAIALGQAGETGEALSQLQSLQSCEEMQNYFLLDCAFSHIYELEGNTQAAIDACLIALSKAVVPHEKELLERKLRKLTDQGR, encoded by the coding sequence ATGAAGCAGCCGGAAAACCAGCTGGTCGAACACTTCTTTCGGCACGAGTCAGCAAATCTGGTTGCAGTGCTGACTCGTGCCTTTGGTATTCGCCGCATTGACCTGGTCGAAGATATGGTTCAAGTGGCGATGCTGGAGGCCATGCATGCCTGGAAACAGAGCGGCGTTCCGGAAAAACCTGCTGCCTGGATTCACCGTGTTGCAAAAAACCGGATTCTGGATGCGCTGCGTCGTGAAAAAATACACGAAAAAGCCATCGCCTTGTCCGGGCAATCGATCGAGGGTGAAGAATCAGTTGTCGATCAATGGCTGGAGGAAGAACAATTACCTGACAGCTTACTGCGGATGATCTTCGTCTGCTGTCATCCTTCACTCGAGCGAAAAACGCAGATTGCCCTGACGTTGAAAACACTTTGCGGATTTGGCATTTCTGAGATCGCTCGTGGGCTGATGCTTCCTGAAGAAACCGTGAAGAAACGCATTCAACGTGCGAAAAATTCTCTGGCAACTGCAAATGTATCGCTCGAACTCCCTGACCCCAGTCAACTGACGCAACGGCTGGATGTCGTCCATGATGTACTCTATCTGATGTTTAATGAAGGTTATAGCACCTCGCACGGCACCGAGCCGATCCGTGCAGACATTTGTGAAGAAGCCGCGCGATTGTGTCATCTGCTTTGTGAAAGTACCTGCTCATTGCCCGCAACCAGGGCTTTGCTGGCTCTGATGTTGTTTCACGCAGCCCGCTTTGATGCGAGAACTGATGAGCACGGGGCTATCGTATTACTGGAAGACCAGAATCGCACACAGTGGGACCGGTGCCTGATCGTCAGCGCTCAATCCTGGCTGGCGCAGTCGAAATCAGATCAACCCACGACGTTCCATCTTGAAGCTGCAATCGCTATGCAGCACTGTGTCTCTCCCAGTCTCGCAGAGACGGATTGGCAGACGATCGTGCTCCTTTACAGTCGACTCTTGCAACTGCGGGAATCGCCCGTTTATACATTGAACCGAGCTATCGCTTTAGGGCAGGCAGGCGAGACAGGCGAGGCGTTGTCACAATTACAGTCGCTGCAAAGTTGTGAGGAGATGCAGAACTATTTCCTCCTGGACTGTGCGTTCTCTCACATTTATGAATTGGAAGGAAACACACAGGCGGCGATCGACGCCTGCTTGATAGCATTATCCAAAGCAGTTGTTCCGCACGAGAAGGAACTGTTGGAACGAAAACTTCGCAAGCTGACTGATCAGGGAAGATGA